A portion of the Diceros bicornis minor isolate mBicDic1 chromosome 20, mDicBic1.mat.cur, whole genome shotgun sequence genome contains these proteins:
- the LOC131419107 gene encoding olfactory receptor 7A17-like has product MQVCLKISHVISFFPGSHLDHMEPGNDTRISEFLLLGFSEEPELQPLIFGLFLSVYLITVFGNMLIILATISDSHLHKPMYFFLSNLSFVDICFTSTTIPKMLWNIQTESKVITYEDCITQIYFFTLSAVLDIFLLTVMAYDRFVAICHSLHYIVIMNPQLCGLLVLVSWIMCILNSLLQSLMVLQLSFCTNLEIPHFFCELNQMVQLACSDTFLNNMVMYFAAVLLGGGPFAGVLYSYSKIVSCICGISSAQGKYKAFSTCASHLSVVSLFYCTMLGVYLSSAATHSSHSSATASVMYTVVTPMLNPFIYSLRNKDIKRALKAFFVKGAAKLS; this is encoded by the coding sequence ATGCAAGTTTGTTTGAAAATTAGtcatgttatttccttctttcctggaaGTCACCTTGACCACATGGAACCAGGCAATGATACACGAATttcagaatttcttcttttaggATTTTCAGAAGAACCAGAATTGCAACCCCTCATATTTGGGCTTTTCCTCTCCGTGTACTTGATCACTGTGTTTGGAAACATGCTCATCATTCTGGCCACCATCTCAGACTCCCACCTCCATaaacccatgtacttcttcctctccaacctgTCCTTTGTAGACATCTGTTTCACTTCTACCACCATCCCAAAGATGCTGTGGAACATCCAGACAGAGAGTAAAGTTATCACCTATGAAGATTGCATCacacagatttattttttcacactCTCTGCAGTGTTGGACATCTTTCTGCTGAcagtgatggcctatgaccggtTTGTAGCCATCTGCCACTCCCTGCACTACATAGTCATCATGAACCCCCAGCTCTGTGGACTACTGGTTCTGGTGTCCTGGATCATGTGTATCCTGAATTCCTTATTACAAAGCTTAATGGTGTTGCAGCTTTCCTTCTGTACCAACTTGGAAATCCCCCACTTTTTCTGTGAACTGAATCAGATGGTCCAACTTGCCTGTTCCGACACCTTTCTTAATAACATGGTGATGTATTTTGCAGCTGTCCTGCTGGGTGGTGGGCCTTTTGCTGGTGTCCTTTACTCTTACTCTAAGATAGTTTCCTGCATATGTGGAATCTCATCAGCTCAAGGGAAGTATAAAGCATTTTCTACCTGTGCATCTCACCTCTCAGTTGTCTCCTTATTTTATTGTACAATGCTAGGTGTGTACCTTAGCTCAGCTGCTACCCACAGCTCACACTCAAGTGCAACAGCCTCAGTGATGTACACTGTGGTCACGCCcatgctgaaccccttcatctacAGTCTGAGGAATAAAGACATAAAGAGGGCTCTGAAAGCATTCTTTGTGAAAGGAGCTGCAAAATTGTCCTAG